In Oryza sativa Japonica Group chromosome 11, ASM3414082v1, the following are encoded in one genomic region:
- the LOC4350720 gene encoding phytosulfokines 4-like gives MAPPRCTALLLLASLLLFFLCISATHEAARTASGQPIQEQEQEQHGKVEEETMAASFAAVEEQCGGEEGEEEECLMRRTLVAHTDYIYTQGNHN, from the exons ATGGCGCCGCCACGGTGCACCGCTCTACTGCTGCTGGcgtctctcctcctcttcttcctctgcaTCTCAGCTACTCATGAGGCTGCGAGAACAGCATCAGGCCAACCGatccaagaacaagaacaagaacagcaTGGCAAG gtggaggaggagacgatGGCGGCGAGCTTCGCGGCGGTGGAAGAGCAGTGTGGaggggaagaaggagaggaggaggagtgctTGATGAGGAGGACGCTGGTGGCGCACACAGACTACATCTACACCCAGGGAAATCACAACTGA